The following proteins are co-located in the Pirellulales bacterium genome:
- a CDS encoding DEAD/DEAH box helicase, with amino-acid sequence MLAALKSVAYETPSPVQAGIIPVALTGRDVLGQARTGTGKTAAFAIPILEKLNEPVRGHQPRALVLAPTRELAVQVRDEIQRLAHGRKLRAVAVYGGKPLRAQIDRLQKGADIVIGTPGRVLDHLARGTLVLDQLEFVVLDEADRMLDIGFRPDIEKILRRCPAKRQTLLLSATVAPPVERLARRYMIDPEVLDFSPKGKTVDTIEQRYFSVDDSRKFDLLMALLEREQPAQAIIFARTKRGVDKLHRKISHKIPEVTCIHGDMAQNIRDRVMKQFRAGEAKLLVATDVVGRGIDVSGISHIINFDMPQSSDDYVHRVGRTGRMGREGIAFTFVTPEQGIELTRIEMLIDKLLMRDEIDGFQVVATAAPPQEVPADDAPPAEPQPPKPAPPGQRPRRRHRRGL; translated from the coding sequence CCCGCACCGGCACCGGCAAGACCGCCGCGTTCGCGATCCCGATCCTGGAGAAGCTCAACGAGCCGGTCCGCGGCCATCAGCCCCGGGCGCTTGTGCTCGCCCCCACCCGCGAACTGGCCGTCCAGGTCCGCGACGAGATCCAACGACTCGCCCACGGGCGCAAGCTGCGGGCCGTGGCCGTCTACGGCGGCAAGCCGCTGCGTGCGCAGATCGACCGACTGCAAAAGGGCGCCGATATCGTCATCGGCACGCCGGGCCGCGTGCTCGATCATCTGGCCCGCGGAACGCTGGTTCTCGATCAGCTCGAGTTCGTCGTGCTCGACGAGGCGGACCGGATGCTCGACATCGGCTTCCGTCCCGACATCGAAAAAATCCTGCGCCGCTGTCCGGCCAAGCGGCAGACGCTGCTGTTGTCGGCCACCGTCGCCCCGCCGGTCGAGCGACTCGCCCGCCGGTACATGATCGATCCCGAGGTGCTCGACTTCTCCCCCAAGGGGAAGACGGTCGACACGATCGAGCAGCGGTACTTCTCGGTCGACGACTCGCGGAAGTTCGACCTGCTGATGGCCCTGCTCGAGCGCGAGCAGCCCGCCCAGGCGATCATCTTCGCCCGCACCAAGCGCGGGGTCGACAAGCTCCACCGGAAGATCTCGCACAAGATCCCCGAGGTGACTTGCATCCACGGCGACATGGCCCAAAACATCCGCGACCGGGTCATGAAGCAGTTTCGCGCCGGCGAGGCGAAGCTGCTGGTGGCGACCGACGTCGTGGGGCGCGGGATCGACGTGTCGGGGATCTCGCACATCATCAACTTCGACATGCCGCAGTCGTCGGACGACTACGTCCACCGCGTCGGGCGCACTGGTCGCATGGGACGCGAAGGGATCGCCTTCACGTTCGTCACCCCCGAGCAGGGGATCGAACTGACGCGGATCGAGATGCTGATCGACAAACTGCTGATGCGGGACGAGATCGACGGGTTCCAGGTCGTCGCGACTGCCGCTCCGCCGCAGGAAGTCCCCGCCGACGACGCGCCCCCCGCCGAGCCGCAGCCCCCGAAGCCGGCTCCCCCCGGCCAACGCCCCCGCCGACGCCATCGCCGCGGGTTGTAG
- a CDS encoding [Fe-S]-binding protein codes for MTALPPMFRVRQHFDRPRVDDVVATVREQLRTLLSPCNVQAGQRAAIAVGSRGIADLTPIVRTVVGELRALGVEPLIVPAMGSHGGGAPEGQTAMLATLGISPESVGCPLDAAMEAPVLATLPEGTPLHFSAAALAADHVLMVNRVKPHTTFTGPYGSGMAKMLLLGLGKHEGAKSIHAASRRLAFEAIVRGALPALLPKIPLRGGLAILENAYEEVARVVAVPAERILADEPPLLEQAIALMARLPFDALDVLVVDRMGKNISGTGLDTNVVGRKFNDNHAVAGERPAIARIVARALTEETRGNALGLGICDFVTERLASAVNHEYTFINAVTSNHIGGCKLPPVRPTDEAAIAAAVESLYDVDPAAMRIVRIASTLELTEFECSVALESEVRGNPRLEILGPPRPWPFDQAGALA; via the coding sequence ATGACCGCGCTGCCTCCGATGTTTCGCGTGCGACAGCATTTCGACCGGCCGCGGGTCGACGACGTCGTCGCCACGGTTCGCGAGCAGCTGCGCACTCTGCTGTCGCCGTGCAACGTGCAGGCCGGCCAGCGGGCGGCGATCGCGGTCGGCAGCCGGGGGATCGCTGATTTGACCCCGATCGTGCGCACCGTCGTCGGCGAGCTTCGAGCGCTGGGCGTCGAGCCGCTGATCGTGCCGGCGATGGGGAGCCACGGCGGCGGCGCCCCGGAGGGCCAGACGGCGATGCTCGCCACGCTGGGGATCTCGCCCGAGTCGGTCGGTTGTCCGCTCGACGCCGCGATGGAGGCCCCGGTGCTGGCGACTCTCCCCGAGGGGACGCCGCTTCACTTCTCGGCCGCGGCGCTGGCGGCCGACCACGTGCTGATGGTCAATCGCGTGAAGCCCCACACGACCTTCACTGGTCCCTACGGCAGCGGCATGGCGAAGATGCTGCTGTTGGGGCTGGGCAAACACGAGGGCGCCAAGTCGATCCACGCCGCGTCGCGCCGCCTGGCGTTCGAGGCGATCGTCCGCGGCGCTCTGCCGGCGCTGCTTCCCAAGATTCCGCTTCGGGGCGGACTGGCGATTCTCGAGAACGCCTACGAAGAGGTCGCCCGCGTCGTCGCCGTGCCCGCCGAGCGAATTCTCGCCGACGAACCGCCGCTGTTGGAACAAGCGATCGCGTTGATGGCTCGGTTGCCGTTCGACGCGCTCGACGTATTGGTCGTCGATCGGATGGGCAAGAACATCAGCGGCACGGGACTCGACACGAACGTCGTGGGGCGCAAGTTCAACGACAATCACGCAGTCGCCGGCGAGCGGCCGGCGATCGCCCGCATCGTCGCCCGGGCGCTCACCGAGGAAACGCGCGGCAACGCCCTGGGGCTGGGAATTTGCGACTTCGTCACCGAGCGCCTTGCGTCTGCCGTGAACCACGAGTACACCTTCATCAACGCGGTGACCAGCAACCACATCGGCGGCTGCAAGCTTCCCCCGGTGCGGCCGACGGACGAAGCGGCGATCGCCGCGGCGGTCGAATCGCTGTACGACGTCGACCCCGCGGCGATGCGGATCGTCCGCATCGCCAGCACGCTGGAATTGACGGAGTTCGAGTGCTCGGTTGCGCTGGAGAGCGAGGTTCGGGGGAACCCCCGGCTCGAAATCCTCGGCCCGCCCCGCCCCTGGCCGTTCGACCAAGCCGGCGCGCTGGCGTGA